A single window of Pyrus communis chromosome 10, drPyrComm1.1, whole genome shotgun sequence DNA harbors:
- the LOC137747717 gene encoding uncharacterized protein — MATDKAIESFVQPAIQRFNSHYNHSSMLMENFLRSKKYWNLVESEIDAPTEGALDQSILETILEKETSKQIWVSLKKKYKRSERVKCAVLQTLTRDFETLQMKLGESITDFFVRTLGITSKIRSNGGTMEEVKVVEKIMRSSTPKFDYIVCSIKEVKNVAEL; from the exons ATGGCAACTGACAAAGCCATTGAGAGTTTTGTTCAACCAGCGATTCAACGGTTTAATAGTCACTACAACCATTCGAGCATGCTGATGGAGAACTTCCTCAGGTCAAAGAAGTACTGGAATCTTGTGGAATCAGAGATTGACGCCCCAACAGAGGGA GCACTTGATCAATCTATCTTGGAGACTATACTCGAGAAGGAAACCTCCAAACAAATATGGGTTTCTTTGAAGAAGAAATATAAAAGGTCAGAAAGGGTGAAGTGTGCAGTGCTTCAAACTCTAACAAGGGACTTTGAAACTCTACAAATGAAATTAGGTGAGTCCATCACTGATTTCTTTGTTAGAACTCTGGGAATAACAAGCAAGATAAGATCCAATGGTGGCACCATGGAAGAAGTCAAAGTTGTGGAGAAAATTATGAGATCATCGACTCCAAAATTTGACTACATTGTCTGTTCAATTAAGGAGGTAAAAAATGTTGCTGAGTTATGA